Proteins from a single region of Metallibacterium scheffleri:
- a CDS encoding helix-turn-helix transcriptional regulator, with protein sequence MDNTQRLLRLPAVIAATGLQRSTIYDGIRGGTFPKPVKLARLSAWPEVEVTAWIADRIRARGNGGER encoded by the coding sequence ATGGACAACACGCAACGACTTTTGAGACTGCCCGCAGTCATCGCCGCGACCGGCCTGCAACGTTCGACCATTTACGACGGCATCCGCGGCGGCACGTTCCCGAAGCCGGTCAAACTTGCGCGCTTGAGCGCCTGGCCTGAAGTCGAAGTTACCGCCTGGATCGCCGACCGAATCCGCGCACGCGGCAACGGCGGTGAGCGATGA
- a CDS encoding tyrosine-type recombinase/integrase, translated as MLTDTKLKAMRPRGKLYRVTDDKGLCVEVPPNGSRLWRFRYLHSGKARMLSLGAWPAVSLAQARERRDQARALVALGIDPSAERKAAKAIDADTFEAVARDWLARRDVSEATAAKDAWLVEKVAIPALGHRPVAAITSPEVLTMLRRYEDADKLETAKRIKVKLSAVFRFAIATGRAETDPTIALRGAIKSPKVRHHAAITDPRKLGDLLRALWSYQGGFVVASALKLAPLVFTRPGELRHAEWSEIDLDKATWCIPAHKMKMRASHIVPLSSQAVAILRDLHALTGRGQYLFPSPRTPGRCMSENAITVALRALGFAGDTMTGHGFRSTASTLLHEQGYPSDVIERQLAHKESNAVKDAYNRAQHLPERKAMMQAWADYLDGLRIGADVVPIRRA; from the coding sequence ATGCTGACCGATACCAAGCTCAAGGCCATGCGCCCGCGTGGCAAGCTCTACAGGGTCACAGATGACAAAGGCCTATGCGTTGAGGTGCCGCCGAACGGCTCGCGCTTGTGGCGCTTCCGGTATCTGCACAGCGGCAAGGCACGCATGCTGAGTTTGGGCGCATGGCCGGCTGTGTCACTGGCCCAAGCCCGCGAGCGCCGCGATCAGGCGCGCGCACTGGTGGCGCTAGGCATCGACCCCAGCGCCGAGCGCAAGGCCGCCAAGGCCATCGACGCCGATACGTTCGAGGCCGTCGCCCGCGACTGGCTGGCCCGGCGCGACGTGTCCGAAGCCACCGCCGCCAAAGATGCGTGGCTCGTCGAAAAGGTGGCGATTCCTGCGCTGGGGCATCGGCCTGTTGCCGCGATCACGTCGCCCGAGGTGCTGACCATGCTGCGCAGGTACGAGGATGCCGACAAGCTGGAAACGGCCAAGCGCATCAAGGTGAAACTGTCCGCCGTGTTCCGTTTCGCCATCGCCACCGGTCGCGCTGAGACTGACCCGACGATTGCCTTGCGCGGTGCGATCAAGTCGCCCAAGGTCCGGCACCACGCTGCAATCACTGATCCGCGCAAGCTGGGCGATCTGCTGCGCGCGCTGTGGAGCTATCAAGGCGGCTTCGTGGTGGCCTCCGCGCTCAAGCTCGCGCCGCTGGTGTTCACCCGCCCCGGCGAACTGCGGCATGCGGAATGGTCAGAGATCGATCTGGACAAGGCCACGTGGTGCATTCCCGCCCACAAGATGAAAATGCGCGCGTCGCATATCGTGCCGCTGTCATCGCAGGCCGTCGCCATCTTGCGCGACCTGCACGCGCTGACCGGACGCGGGCAGTACCTGTTCCCGTCACCACGCACCCCCGGCCGCTGCATGTCCGAGAATGCAATCACGGTGGCCCTGCGCGCGCTGGGCTTTGCGGGCGACACCATGACCGGCCACGGCTTCAGGAGCACCGCCAGCACGCTGCTGCACGAACAGGGTTACCCGTCCGACGTGATCGAACGCCAGCTGGCCCATAAGGAGAGCAACGCAGTCAAGGATGCCTACAACCGCGCCCAGCACCTGCCCGAACGCAAGGCCATGATGCAGGCGTGGGCTGACTATCTGGACGGCCTGCGCATCGGTGCTGACGTGGTGCCGATCCGGCGCGCTTGA
- a CDS encoding HGGxSTG domain-containing protein, protein MTATIRQRKAGSTKRGVADDYDGTNPNLCNARTKSGRPCRALKLRGGRCKWHGGLSTGPRTAEGKARCTTNLPWAKC, encoded by the coding sequence ATGACAGCGACCATCCGCCAGCGCAAAGCCGGCAGCACCAAGCGCGGCGTGGCGGACGATTACGACGGCACCAATCCGAACCTGTGCAACGCCCGCACCAAGTCCGGCAGGCCGTGCCGCGCACTCAAGCTTCGCGGCGGTCGGTGCAAGTGGCATGGCGGCCTATCGACTGGCCCGCGCACGGCTGAAGGCAAGGCGCGATGCACGACGAACTTGCCATGGGCGAAATGCTAG
- a CDS encoding DUF3631 domain-containing protein has translation MTADRAALCVFRDNRPGQVDPETTYAQPDTTAERIAELAQLGPVDYERQRTDAALELGLRASVLDDQVGAQRKKPDQVESAAAMFDEPAAWPHPVDGARLLTEIAGTFSRFVVADLPTIHAAALWTVHTHLLDVLTVSPIAHISAPEKRCGKTVMLSCVGKLAHRPLQASSISPAAVFRAVEKWRPTLLIDEADSFLRDNEPLRGILNSGHTRDSAFVIRCEGDDFEPQRFSTWAGKAISGIGRIADTLEDRAIPLRMRRKLQGERVESLRRAPPETFGIVRAQIIRWTADNAERIGRTLPASVPGLNDRAQDNFEPLLAIAEVAGGDWPKLARDAAMALCGQPTDAPADELLAAIREAFDARGVDRIASADVVEALAADAEGPWATWNRGKPITPRQVARKLGEFGISPVNIRLPSGATPKGYHRHAFEDAWSRYLASPDTPLLSATPPQRRQDAGSSGFDIRHTVPPVADEKAPKPKHDAACGGVADRNPLPARVRL, from the coding sequence ATGACCGCCGACCGCGCCGCGTTGTGCGTGTTCCGCGACAACCGGCCCGGTCAAGTTGACCCCGAGACCACCTACGCCCAGCCCGACACGACCGCCGAGCGCATCGCGGAGCTGGCCCAGCTTGGCCCCGTAGATTACGAACGCCAGCGCACCGACGCTGCACTTGAACTTGGGTTGCGAGCGTCGGTGCTTGACGATCAGGTGGGAGCCCAGCGCAAGAAGCCCGATCAAGTGGAAAGCGCCGCAGCCATGTTCGACGAACCCGCCGCCTGGCCGCATCCGGTGGACGGCGCGCGGCTGCTGACGGAGATCGCCGGGACCTTCAGCCGCTTCGTGGTCGCCGATCTGCCGACGATCCACGCAGCGGCACTCTGGACGGTCCACACGCACTTGCTGGACGTGCTGACAGTCAGCCCGATCGCGCATATTTCCGCACCCGAAAAACGTTGCGGCAAGACTGTCATGCTTTCGTGTGTGGGCAAGCTCGCGCACCGCCCACTGCAAGCAAGCAGCATCAGCCCAGCCGCAGTTTTCAGGGCTGTAGAAAAGTGGCGGCCAACGTTGCTGATCGACGAAGCCGATTCATTCCTGCGCGACAACGAACCACTCCGCGGAATCCTGAATTCAGGTCACACGCGAGATTCTGCCTTTGTCATCAGGTGCGAGGGCGACGATTTCGAGCCGCAGCGCTTCAGCACATGGGCGGGAAAAGCCATTTCGGGCATTGGCAGGATTGCTGACACACTCGAAGATCGAGCCATCCCGCTGCGCATGCGCCGCAAGTTGCAGGGCGAGCGCGTGGAGTCTCTGCGCCGTGCCCCGCCGGAAACCTTCGGCATCGTTCGCGCGCAGATCATCCGGTGGACCGCCGACAATGCCGAGCGCATCGGGCGCACGCTGCCTGCTTCAGTGCCGGGCTTGAACGATCGTGCGCAAGACAATTTCGAGCCGCTGCTGGCGATTGCCGAGGTGGCCGGCGGTGACTGGCCCAAGCTTGCGCGTGATGCGGCCATGGCGCTTTGTGGACAGCCTACGGACGCCCCTGCCGATGAACTGCTTGCCGCCATCCGCGAGGCGTTCGACGCGCGCGGTGTTGACCGAATCGCATCCGCCGATGTTGTGGAGGCACTCGCGGCCGACGCCGAAGGGCCTTGGGCAACCTGGAATCGCGGCAAGCCGATCACGCCCCGGCAGGTAGCCCGCAAGCTGGGCGAATTCGGCATTTCGCCCGTCAATATCAGGCTGCCGAGCGGCGCGACCCCAAAGGGCTACCACCGACACGCGTTCGAAGATGCGTGGTCCAGATACCTTGCGTCGCCAGATACCCCCCTTCTATCCGCCACACCGCCACAACGTAGACAGGACGCGGGTTCCAGCGGTTTCGACATCCGCCACACAGTGCCGCCTGTGGCGGATGAAAAAGCCCCCAAACCTAAGCACGACGCGGCTTGTGGCGGTGTGGCGGATAGAAACCCCCTACCGGCGAGGGTGCGCCTATGA
- a CDS encoding type II toxin-antitoxin system VapC family toxin: MADAYLLDTCTIIAAMKGEPHALLNRLAALAPNRLHMSGIVLSELLYGAEKSQRAAQVRSALDIVTQGFSALPFEAADAEAYGRIRAVLERKGASIGPLDLLIAAQAVAHNLVLVTDNLREFRRVPGLRCENWTRSQ; the protein is encoded by the coding sequence GTGGCGGATGCCTACCTTCTGGATACCTGCACGATCATCGCTGCGATGAAGGGCGAGCCGCATGCGCTGCTGAATCGTCTGGCGGCACTCGCGCCGAACCGTCTGCACATGTCAGGGATCGTGCTGTCTGAATTGCTGTACGGCGCTGAGAAGTCGCAACGTGCCGCGCAAGTGCGCAGCGCCCTGGATATCGTGACGCAGGGATTTTCTGCACTGCCGTTCGAGGCTGCGGACGCGGAAGCCTACGGGCGCATCCGCGCCGTGCTGGAACGCAAGGGCGCCAGTATCGGCCCGCTGGACCTGCTGATTGCCGCGCAGGCCGTCGCGCACAACCTGGTGCTGGTGACGGACAACCTGCGCGAGTTCCGACGCGTGCCGGGGCTGCGCTGCGAAAACTGGACGCGCAGCCAATGA
- a CDS encoding antitoxin — protein MNATAKLFTLANSQAVRIPARFRIDAEEVEISRTEDGALILRPKPRTAADVFALARAKAGDAFKDWERPGQGVARPVPALD, from the coding sequence ATGAACGCCACCGCCAAACTGTTCACGCTCGCCAACTCGCAGGCCGTGCGTATTCCCGCGCGTTTCCGCATCGATGCCGAGGAAGTGGAGATCAGTCGCACCGAGGATGGCGCACTGATCCTGCGCCCGAAGCCGCGCACTGCTGCCGACGTGTTCGCGCTGGCCCGTGCCAAAGCTGGGGACGCATTCAAGGATTGGGAGCGGCCCGGACAAGGCGTCGCACGTCCCGTGCCTGCGCTGGATTGA